ATGGGCGACACGAAGGCAATCATCGACGCGCTCAATCTCCAGTCGATGTTCTCGTCGCTCCAGACGCCGCCGCCGATACCCACAGTGCCGACGGGGGACTCGGCGGTGGGAGCGCCGGTCAAGAAGAAGTAGGAGCGTGGGAAGGTAGGAGGGCAACGACGAACGCTGTTCCTCTCCTACTTTCCTTCCCTCCTATCGTCAAACCAGCTTGAACGGCAGCGCGGCGTTCACCGCCGTGCGAACGGCGTCGAGGGCGGCGTTGATCGCGGCTTCGGCGTCGAGCACGCCAAGTCCTTTTGCCGTCATGAGCACCGTACGGCTCGCGCCCCGCTGGATCTGCATGTGCAGCGCCGCCTCCTCCGGCGTGATGCGGCCCGCCGCCGCCAACGCCTCGATGGTCACGATTGCCTGCGCGATCTTCTTGAACTCGCCTTCGGCATACGCCCGGATGACGGGCGTCTTCTTCTCGAGCACCGCCAACGCGGCGCTCAGCATCGAAGCGGCCAACCGCCCTGCGTCGAGACTCACGATCTCCTCCGGGTCAGACCCCACCCTGGTCCACGGTCAGCCGCCTCGTTTCTTGGCGAGTTCCAGCCGCAGAATGGCTTCGAAGCTCTGGTCGATGGCCTGCCGGTCGAGGGCCAGGCCGACGGAATCCATGCACACCGCCGGCGTCCGCGCACCCGCCAGGCGATGCAGATGCTCCAACGCCGCGAACTCCACGGTATCGAGCACCGCGATCTGGTCGGTGGTCGCCGCGTTCCCCGCCCCCCGGGCGCGGTTGCGCATGGCCAGCGCGTTGAGCGCCGAGTGCACGGCGGTGTAGAACTGCCGGTGCGCGGCGAACAGGCAGGCCGGCGCCGACTGCCGCGCGAGCGCCGTCAGCGAGTCGTCCACCAGCTTCTGCAGCGCCGACACGTCGCGGTCGGTCGTCTCGTCGTAGTCGCTCACGAGGCGCACGGTCGTGCAGCCGGCCGCGATCAGCCACGCCCAGGCCAACGCGTGGCGCCGGGCGGCGTGTGGGAACGTCACCATCGGACGCGTCCATCCATTGGGGGTGCGGCCAACATAGGAAATTTGTGATACCGGCGCAAGCCGCCCGGCCCGCGCGGGTTGCGGGGGGGCCGGTCACGCGGATCCAGCACCCCGCCGCGCGGCGCCGGGGGAGTGGTTATCGCGACGGCGCGCGTGTGGCGCTGGCACCGCGTGTGCTGCCCCCCGGCGCCACCGAGTGTGCGCCGAGCCGCACGCCGTTCACGGTCGTCCCGTACCGCGACATCGGCGAATCGTGGTACAGCGCGCGCGTCTTCTCCACCGAGCCGGCAAAGCGAGGGTCCTGCGGCCGCTCGTGGCCATCCATGAATGCGGCAACGTCCCACGCGTCCTGGTCGCTCAGCGTGCCGCCGAGTCCCAGCGGCATGTTGGCCTTGATGAATCCGGCGGCGTTATTGACGACGGCCATCCCCGCGCCCCAGTTGAACGACTCCGGGCCCCACAGGGGCGGGAACACCTGCGCGCCCCCCGCGCGCTGGCCCTGTCCGCCGGCGCCATGGCACAACGCGCAATGCTGCGCGAACACGGTGGCCCCGCGCGCGTCGTCGGGAGGCAGCGCCGGCCCGGGCACCTTCGGATACCCCCGCCCCGCGATCGCCTCGTTCACCCGCGCCCCCGTAGCCAGCCAGTACGCATAGCTCTCGAGCGCCACCAGCACCGAATCACCGAGCGGGGGCGCCTTGCCGTTCATGCTGAACCGGAAGCACCCCTGCATGCGCTCCTGGAAGGTATTCACGTGTTTGTTCTTGCTGCGGTACGCCGGATAGCTGACGTACGCCGCCCACAACGGCGCCGAATTCGGCAACCGGCCGGCGTCGAGGTGGCAGTTGGCGCAGGTGAGCACGTTACCGGTATACTTTTTTGCATATAGGCCGGTCTGCTCGAAGATCAGTTGGCCGCGCCGCACCTCCTTGCCGAATTCGTCCGCCGGCATGGCGGAGTCGGGAGGCGGGGTGAAGGCGGCCGCACCGGGGGGCGGCGCGGGGGAAGCCGCCGGGATGCGCGGCGTGGCGGAAGTCGCCGGGCCCGGTGGCGCGGGGTGCGACCCCGACCACCAATAGGCGACCCCGCCCACCACGACGACCACCGCGACCACCACCGCGACCGAGGTGGAGACTCTCATGGGCGGCTCCCGCCGGCGAGTCCCGGTGCGGGGGAGCGCGTCGGATAGTAGGCCGCCACCGCGGCGATGTCGGCGTCCGTGAGGCGGCCGGCGATCGCCGACATCAGCGAGAGCGGGCCGGGCGGCCGCGTCCCTTGTTGGTAAGCGTGGAGCTGATTGCTCAGGTAGATCCACGGCTGTCCCGCCAACGGCGGCACGGCGGCCCCGACCCCCACCCCGCCGGGCCCGTGGCACTGGTCGCACGCGGGCAGACCCGTCGCCCACCGGCCGCGGGTGGCCAGGATCTCCCCCAGCCGCAGGTTCGCCCCGCCCGGCATCGTGTCCCCCGATGCGGACGCCGGCACCACGCGCGCCACCGGCAGCCTGCTCACGTACGCGGCCACCGCCTCGCGCTCGGCGGGCGAGAGCAGGGACGCCACCGGGTGCATCACGGCGTCGTTGCGTGCACCGCTCACGTAGGCGTCGAGCTGCGCCAGGACGTAGGCCGAGTCCTGACCGGCGAGCCGCGGCGAGGCCATGGCCGCGAGGCCCATGAGTTGCGGTCCGTGGCAGCTCACGCATGGGGGAACGCCGCGGGCGGTGCCCTGGTGCACAATCTCCGCGGCGCCGGCCGGCGACACTTTCTGTCCGAGGGCACCCCGCACGCCGAGCGCGCTCGCCGCCAGCGCGAGTACGCACTGACGCACATGCGTCATCGTCCCATGACTAGTTCGCGTCGGCCGGCGCCGGTTTGAAGCCATAGCGCTCAAAGATCGCCAACGCGGTGGGCGAACGCAAAAAGGCCACCCAAGCGCGGGCGGCCGCCGGGTGCTTCGCGCCTTTGACCATCGCAGCGGCATACACCGCCGTGGTGTTGTCCTGCGCGGGAATGTCCACATGGCCGATCGGGTGCCCGGCCTGCTCCTGAAAGATCGCCTCCGACTTCCAGGTGATGCCGGCCTCGGCCCGGCCCTGCATCAGGAAGAGGGGCGACTGCCGATGATGGATCTGCGTCAACACCGTGCTCCCGTCCTTCACCTTCGTGTCGTAGACCATCTGCACCAGAGCCGGGCCGCCCGCCTTGTTCAGCGTGCTCTCGATCTGGCGCGCCACACCCTCCCACTGCGGATTCGGCATCACCAGGCGCACGCCGGGTCTGCCCAGGTCGGCCACCGTCCTGATGCCGGCCGGATTGCCCTTCGGCACCATGATGGTCAGGTCATTGGTCACGTACGGCACCGCGGGTCCCACGAGCTTGCCGGCCTGGATCTGCTCGTCCACCTTCTTGAGCCCCGCGGCGTAGACGTCGGGCGCGACCGTCCACGTCATATTGCCGACGGTGATCGTGTTGCCGGCGTCCATCATCTTGACCAGGAGACCGGGCGGGATCGTGATATAGTAGATGCGGCCGCGCAGGTCGGGGTGCTCCGCCTCGAAGGCCTGCACCAGCGGCGCCATGGCGAAGAAATAGTTGCCGCCCACGAAGATCACGAGCTGGGGGTCGTCCAGACTGCCGTGGAAGTCCGGCAGGTTGTCCACCTCGGGCACCGTGAACTCGAGTCCCTTGGCCACGGCCGGATTATTGTCGCCGTGCGACCAGGGAGGATAGATGGCCTCGTCGTGGGGCGCCGCTGGCGGCCTGGCCACGCCGGCCCCCTGGCGGGCGCAGCCCCCGGCGGCGCCCGCCACGCACATCAGCAACGCCAGCATACGTGTGGGGCGCCGGATCATCAGAGCTCCTTGATGGGGCGACAGGATGCGGCGACCGCCGTCGCCGCCCGGTTCACATGCTGACCAGCGCGTACCCCTCATTCTGCAGGATCACCAGCGTCGAGAGCGCCGACAAGGCCACCGAGACGTCAGGGTTCAGATCGGCCGGCGTGAATTGGAACTCACCGAGCGCGTTGCCGCATACCTTGACGTCCACGCCGGCCTTCTTCAGCGCTTCGATTATGGCGAGGTTCGGATTGGCGTGCCCGTACTTGGCCTGGAATTCGTCGGCCCCGAGCACGATGGGCGTGGCCGGCCCATGGACGATCACGACGAACTTCAGGTGACTGAGCGAGGTGCCGACGGCGGCGAATGCATTGACCGTGCGGGCGACCTTCTCGAGCCCCGGGTTCACCTGGTCCTCCTTGGCGGGCTGCGTGAGATCGAACACCGCCTTGTACGTGGTGTTGGCGTCGGGCCTCACACCGGCCTGCGGCCACACGTGGACCGGGCCGTAGTCCTTGATCGCGGGGTACGTCCAGAAGCCGGCCGGCTGCTGGGCGGCAGCCGTGGACGCCACGGCCACCATGGCGACGAGAGCGAGAGCGAAAGCGCGGACGTGCATCACGGTCCTCCGAGGAGACGATTCGCGAGCGTCAGATACCCAACTATCTGCGCATGTAGGCAACTAATGCAAGAACCTACGCATCCGGTTCCCGGCCGCAATCGGCGAATCTGTAACGAAATCCCGGCCCGGCACGCGCAGGTCGAGCCACTCCTCCGAGAGTCGGGTGTACGGCCACTGCTGAGCCGGCGCGGCGCGGTCGTTGTGCGGGGAGGTGGTCGTCGGTGCCACCTCCGGAGGGCGGGAGACGTGCGGCGGTCCATCCATTGTGCTCTATATCGCCCAGTTCAGCAGCTCCTGGTGTTCGACGGCCGGCCTCGTCCGGGGCGCTTCGGTTACACTTCAAATCGTACACACGACACCCCTTACACGCCGCATACCGAAGAGGGAGCAGGCATGCCCGTACAGACTGAACAGCCGTCCGCCGCCGCGGCGGGACAGTTCGCGATCGGCGGCGACATGACCGTCAACCGCCTCGGGTTCGGCGCCATGCGCGTCACGGGCCCGGGGATCTGGGGCAATCCGGCAGACCCGGCCGCGGCGCGCGAGACGCTGAGACTCTTGCCCGAACTCGGCGTGGACTTCATCGACACCGCCGACGCCTACGGCCCGTCCGTAAGCGAGGACCTCATCCGCGAGACGCTGCACCCTTACGCGGGGCTCGTGATCGCCACCAAGGGCGGGCTCACGCGTACGGGGCCTGATAAGTGGCCGCCTTCGGGCCGGCCCGAATACCTGCGGCAGTGCGTCGTGATGAGCGCCCGGCGGCTGGGCGTGGAGCGCATCGACCTCTGGCAGCTGCATCGCATCGACCGCAAGGTGCCGCGCGACGAGCAGTTCGGGGTGATCGCCGACATGCAGAAGGAAGGGCTCATCCGGCACGCCGGGCTGAGCGAGGTGACCGTGGAGGAGATCGAGGCGGCGCGGAAGTTCTTCACGGTCGCGACCGTGCAGAACGAGTACAACGTTGCCACGCGCAAGAGCGAAGCGGTGCTCGAGTATTGCAGCAAGCACCAGATCGGCTTCATACCCTGGTTCCCACTGGCGGGCGGCAAGCTGGCGAAACCGGGGTCGGCGCTGGACAAGATTGCCAACCGGCTGGGCGCCACCGCCGGCCAGGTGGCACTCGCCTGGACGCTGCGGCGGTCCAAGGTGATGCTGCCCATTCCGGGCACCGGCAATCCCGAGCATTTGCGAGAAAACGTCGGAGCCGCCCGCGTGAAGCTGTCCGATGACGACTTCGCCCGCCTCGACCGCGGCGGGCGGTAGCCGGGCGAAACCGGAGACCCACCCCATTCCCGACTCCAGGCGATGACGACCGATCCCAGCGCCGAACTGGAGCGCTCCGACCCAGCGAAGTCGCCACGGCGGATGGCGGCCCTGCACGATTTCTGGGTGAGGCGCCGCCGCCTGTTCTGGATGCTGCATTCCGCGTGGGCGCTGCTCACGGGGACCGCCGTCGTGATCATCGCGCGCGAGCGGTATCACCTGGTGCTCTGGGTGGTGCTGTTCCTTGTTTTCACGTGGTTGTCCACGCTGTTCTTCGGGCGCGGCGCCGGCGCCGAACCGGCATGGCTGCCCGGCGTGGACCGGCGCCGGG
The Gemmatimonadaceae bacterium DNA segment above includes these coding regions:
- a CDS encoding aldo/keto reductase, which encodes MPVQTEQPSAAAAGQFAIGGDMTVNRLGFGAMRVTGPGIWGNPADPAAARETLRLLPELGVDFIDTADAYGPSVSEDLIRETLHPYAGLVIATKGGLTRTGPDKWPPSGRPEYLRQCVVMSARRLGVERIDLWQLHRIDRKVPRDEQFGVIADMQKEGLIRHAGLSEVTVEEIEAARKFFTVATVQNEYNVATRKSEAVLEYCSKHQIGFIPWFPLAGGKLAKPGSALDKIANRLGATAGQVALAWTLRRSKVMLPIPGTGNPEHLRENVGAARVKLSDDDFARLDRGGR
- a CDS encoding c-type cytochrome → MRVSTSVAVVVAVVVVVGGVAYWWSGSHPAPPGPATSATPRIPAASPAPPPGAAAFTPPPDSAMPADEFGKEVRRGQLIFEQTGLYAKKYTGNVLTCANCHLDAGRLPNSAPLWAAYVSYPAYRSKNKHVNTFQERMQGCFRFSMNGKAPPLGDSVLVALESYAYWLATGARVNEAIAGRGYPKVPGPALPPDDARGATVFAQHCALCHGAGGQGQRAGGAQVFPPLWGPESFNWGAGMAVVNNAAGFIKANMPLGLGGTLSDQDAWDVAAFMDGHERPQDPRFAGSVEKTRALYHDSPMSRYGTTVNGVRLGAHSVAPGGSTRGASATRAPSR
- a CDS encoding substrate-binding domain-containing protein is translated as MIRRPTRMLALLMCVAGAAGGCARQGAGVARPPAAPHDEAIYPPWSHGDNNPAVAKGLEFTVPEVDNLPDFHGSLDDPQLVIFVGGNYFFAMAPLVQAFEAEHPDLRGRIYYITIPPGLLVKMMDAGNTITVGNMTWTVAPDVYAAGLKKVDEQIQAGKLVGPAVPYVTNDLTIMVPKGNPAGIRTVADLGRPGVRLVMPNPQWEGVARQIESTLNKAGGPALVQMVYDTKVKDGSTVLTQIHHRQSPLFLMQGRAEAGITWKSEAIFQEQAGHPIGHVDIPAQDNTTAVYAAAMVKGAKHPAAARAWVAFLRSPTALAIFERYGFKPAPADAN
- a CDS encoding c-type cytochrome; the encoded protein is MTHVRQCVLALAASALGVRGALGQKVSPAGAAEIVHQGTARGVPPCVSCHGPQLMGLAAMASPRLAGQDSAYVLAQLDAYVSGARNDAVMHPVASLLSPAEREAVAAYVSRLPVARVVPASASGDTMPGGANLRLGEILATRGRWATGLPACDQCHGPGGVGVGAAVPPLAGQPWIYLSNQLHAYQQGTRPPGPLSLMSAIAGRLTDADIAAVAAYYPTRSPAPGLAGGSRP
- a CDS encoding DsrE family protein, with product MHVRAFALALVAMVAVASTAAAQQPAGFWTYPAIKDYGPVHVWPQAGVRPDANTTYKAVFDLTQPAKEDQVNPGLEKVARTVNAFAAVGTSLSHLKFVVIVHGPATPIVLGADEFQAKYGHANPNLAIIEALKKAGVDVKVCGNALGEFQFTPADLNPDVSVALSALSTLVILQNEGYALVSM